CGTATACGAGTTAAGATTACAAATAAGATAGAATCATATGATTAACCTTTtgtaaaatgatcaaaaataaaGAATGGTACTCATTTGAGGGACAAGCTACTTCATATAGAGGTCGTGAAATCAAATTTAGCCCCACCGATCAAGAAAAAAAGTTCCCAACATTAATGCGAACCAAAAAAACAAGTACCCATTAAATGTGTGAGAAAGAGAGTtgtaataaatatataacaaatatcGACCAATTGATAGGATCATTTGTCCATTTCTCTTGATTTTAATTAGAGTATTACtaaagttataatatatatatatattggaactactacgtctacaatattttcactacacttttataacaaatcctagttaataagttgttactggttcaaatttaaatcaattactgaaattatttttttgtccccCAGTAACAATCTGTCTCTTAAgttttattgtgaaagtattgaaaaaataaagtgaacatgacattttttatatttttttacaacttttgatgttttaaaattaaaaatgaaaaaaaaatcaataaaattttattgaaaatagaaTTATAATGCACGAACAAGGTCATAGAATACCGTAGGAAAATGGAGAGGTCTCCATCTGAATATTTATCCAAAATGCCAATTCAATTATACAATTCGATGAGAAAACCACTACAATTAATAGGGTTGGCAAACAGAAACACTAATACAGCAGCTTTACTATTCTATCATTGTGTTGATGTATGAATTATTGATTGTCATTGGGGTCTACCAACACCAATTTATTGTCATTTATAAAAGCAGAAAATgatatgtttgaattttattatcgAGGTTGGTGTacctttgaattttattatcaaaGCAGATAATGATACTAATATGTGGTTATTTTTAATGGCAACAAATGTCTTAGAGAATTCTTTTGCAAAATacttttaagaatattttataataataaaaaacttattttttatactttttataaaaatagtatgaaaacattccaaaaataattaattcattttctaACCAATGTCCTTACTGTGAGTACGTGGCACAAGGAATCTTATTGGTTTATCTCAACCCCACCGAGTACAAGCACATTGATGCTCTATCTATAAGCATCGGTACGCAGCCACCTTCTCTCCATCCATAAACATTGACTCAACAAGCCAGTCACCTTATGGATTGCAGGGTCTTACAACTTGTGATTCAGTCAGCGCATGGATTGAGAAACGTCAATCGTGTCACAACAATGAAGCCTTACGCGCTTGTTTCCATTCGCGACAACCACAATAACCTCTATTCCTCGGAGGAAAAAACACCGGAGGACACAGAAGGTGGTTCAAACCCCACATGGAACTCCTCAGTTACGTTCAACCTCGACATCACCAAGGCCAAAGAGAGCAACCTTGAACTTGTTGTTAAGCTCATATCACTCCGGACGGATCACTGGTTTAGGGACAAAGAAATCGGTGAAGTCCGTGTGTTGATCACAAAATTGCTGGAAGGTTTTGGTGGTGAAGCTAAAGCTGTTGCAGTAGTAGCTGAAAAACAGATGAGTGCCAGTGTTATGACCACAGATGAAAAGCCCGAAGGAACACTAGTCTTTTCTTACAAGTTTGAGAGCGTGACTACTGTCCAGAAACCAGCACTGCAGAGGCAGATCAATTCTCCAACTGCGCCGCAAAGTGTGGAGCAGGACACCGAACAACCTGCTGGGTGGATGGATTCGTTGATCTCCGATACGGTGAAAGGGATTGTGGGAACTGCGTTGAACAATATTGGATTGACAAGTGTGGTTGCCTCTGATGCTGCTGCAGCCCCACCTCCGCCTGCTATTCAAACCCatgttgctgctgctgttgaTCAGCGTGGTGCTGATGACCCGTCTAAGGATAATAATGAAGGGACTGCGGGAACTGAGTTGAACACAACCGGATTGACAAGTGTGGTTGCCTCTGATGCTGCTGCCCCGCCTCCGCCTGTTATTCAAACCCAAGTTGCTGCTGCTGTTGATCAGTGTGGTGCTGATGACCCGtctgaaaataataatgaaggGATTGCGGGAACTGCGTTGAGCACAACCGGATTGACAAGTGTGGTTGCCTCTGATGCTGCTACAGCCCCGCCTTCGCTTGCTATTCAAACCCAAGTTGCTGCTGCTGTTGATCAGTGTGGTGCTGATGACCCGTCTGGGGATAATAATGAAGGGATTGCGGGAACTGCGTTGAACACTACCGGATTAACAAGTGTGGTTGCCTCTGATGCTGCGGCCCCGCCTCCGTCTGCTATTCAAACCcatgttgctgctgctgctgatcAGTGTGGTGCTGATGACCCGTCTGCGGATAATAAttatgaagatgaagatgatggttATGACGATGAAGATTGTGAAGATGAAGAATGAACCTAGATATATATGGTCATGGACGTAGTATATAAGGATCTCAAGGCTGGTTGTATTATATCTAGGTATgcatataataataatgcaaGTCCATCTCGAATTAGCTATATGTACTGGTTTCTGCTGTTTCTGTGTGAATCTTTGTCTAGTCTTTCTTAGAATGTCAAGCTAAAACTGTGAATCATCTTAATGTTCTACTTCTACCATGTGTATCAGTACTGTTTCTATTATGGGGATGATAAATAGTAGTTGTGGTGCTTACTTGGTAGTATCATTCAGTTGATCAGTTGCACTAACAATCTCCAAACTATTCTTCTGATATAGTCTACattagttttcatttttggCAGTGTTTGCTCTGATTTTGAGTTCGTGTAATTTCGGACTTAATCAGATCTTTGGAATCATATTCCTTATAACTTTTATGTGCATATAGGGTGGAGCAAGAAATTTTTCCGGGATAAGACCAAATGATAGATATGTTTGACCCTCTCATTATTGTACGTTCTAATCAATTTTCAGACATAAAGACAAATTGACATTTGTGTgagattttttatataaaattagtgGTACCATTTATGGCactatgaaaatttattttgtaatcaaatATAGACCGTCAATAGGTTTagtgttcctcaaaaaaaaatattggtttaataagtcatcaaccataaaataaataaatagaaaatgaagtaaaatactaaaatagaaataaaaattgaaaaaaaaaaaaaaaaaaaaaagtagatagaTTGAAGAGAGTTAGGCCCTGTTTGGTTATCATTGGGGTGAATTCATTTTCTGAACTCATGTATTCATTTTCTTTACTCAATTCATTTTATATTAGGCATTATTTTTTagtctagatttttttttaattcactttatatttttcaattaaaaattcaacACAATTGAGAGAGAGTGTTTTTCAGTGTTAGTGGGATttacagaattttttttttttacaaaaatgccattatatatatttttaaaaaaataaaaatatcaaaaagttgtatttaatttttatattcaaatctttttttatatatactgaAAATCAAAACAGaacacaaatacaaaactaaacaaatttttaagttgttgaaTTTCATAAAAAACTGAGAGTAATACAGAATACACCACTTTTCTCTCAAACCAAACTGGCTTTAGTGTGAGACGACTATGAGAAGACCTGCATTTGCATTGACTGAAAAGGTCTTTTGGCAGGCGGCTAGAAAGCAGAATATTGGATAATGCAAACTATATATGCGGTAGAGTTTTGTTATGATGATGTGTTGGGGCCAGGAGGAGATAAATTTGAATGAAACAATGACGGGCAGTCAGTTTCATTTGAGGGGCAGCTTTTACAAAAGTACTTTAagggcctttttttttgggctagcAATAATGTTTCTTGGGACATTTCCGCCCTTCCCACGTGTTTTGTATGGAAATCGTCTGCATAGACTATTAATTGGGTtgataaataaaaggaaaaaaagcaTCAACCGTAAAATAACTTAGGTTGAGTTTggtttatataaaatatttttcgaaaaaaaaatatttttcaaaaatggtattttcaggaaaggaaaatatttttaagtgtttggttacattctaaaaaatgctttagaaaatattttctagtgtttggttgtgttgctgaaaataatatagaaaacacattttcgtCTTGttcctcacattttctcagcttccaaacaaatatataatatcatttctCAATAGATAAACacagaaacaaaacccaaccaaaaaaaattcatcaaatccgatcaaattcatcaaaatccaaCCATTTCTCAATTGCGATCGGTGCTGTCTCGGTGCGATCCTGGGGTGCGATCTCGGCGAAGTAGAATGCGTGATCTGGGCTCTGGATTCGCCAGCGAAGTCGAAGGGTGCGATCTGGGTGCAATTCGAAGTCGAAGTCGAACGGCGAAGTCAAAGGGTGCGAAGTTGAAGGGCTCTGGGTTCACCGGCGAAGTCGAAGGGTGCAATCTGAGTGCGATTCGAAGTCGAAGTCGAAGGGCTTTGGGCTCTGGGTTCGATCTCTCTCTGGGTGCGATCTCTCTGGCCGGAGCTTGGCTGGCCAGAGGAGTgtgctctctccctctctctctctctctctctctctctctctctctctctctctctctctctctctctctctctctctctctctgcgcgCGGGCGTGATCTCACTCTTACTCAGCTCTCTTTctgttttccggaaaatgatatttgaaggtaaaataaaaacggaaatcattttacaccccAACACACAGTCaactgaaaagcatttccggaaaatttattttccatgcgcaaccaaacactcgcatttacggaaaagcatttccggaagtaattttcacccaaaacaaacacagccttaataAATAGAAAGTGAAgtaaaatggaaatgaaaaaggagaagaagaaaaggaaagaatagAGATACTGACGAGCAAAAATGATACTAACCGAACAAAACTCACGGCTTGTTATGTGATAAGTTgtgaatggtaaaataaaagtgataagttgtgaatggtaaaataaaagtgataagTTTATAACTTCACCGTCCACATCTTACTATGGGTTTATTTGGGAtctgtttattttgctaaaattgaaaactttttgctaaaaatactataaataaatgtaaatgttagctgaaatagtacagtgaagtctatgaatagtatcaaaaattgcagtgggactcatgaatagtagtaaaattaattgacaaaattaatcatgccaaatAGACATTAGGTGAACAAATTGTGAATTTTGTTGTGATATTTAGCATTACTTTGTTGAAGAGAGTTAGTGTGAAACTTTGAGAAAGACTTGTTGCATGGAGAGACAAAGTCTTTTAGAAGGTGGCTAGAAAGTAGAATATTAGAAAAATGCAAATTGAAAAGATGAAGTAAAGGAAGCTAATATATAGAGTATGTTTGAGAtctacttattttattaaaatttaaaaaaattgctaaaagtactgtaaataaaggtaaaaattaactgaaatagtacagtatgacccataaataataacaaaaaatataataaaattcataaataataataaaaataaattaaataataaaataaactggcAAATTTCTTCGTGCCAACACACACATTGGactaaacttataaaaattgtaggACGAGGATGTTTTGGAGGAGGAAGGCAATGACACATGTGGGGCCAGTCAATAATGCTTTACAAAATGGTCCTATCTTTTAACTAGCTATaggatctgtttggatagaacttattttgctgaaacttaaaactgaaaacactgtagcaaaataatttttaaatgtgtgaatagtgctgtgggacccatttttaatgaaaaaattgataaaaaatgaaatttgtgggtctgtgaacagtgcacatgtgcactgttcactgcagaaagtcaacatttgcggttactgttcaatgaacagtaaccgctaCAGTACCTCTACAATACCGTTTGCCTCCCTTTTCTGCAAAACGCGTgatacgtaaaaaaaaaaaaaaaaaaaaaaaaaaaaaagtgtgaaacgCAGAAAACGCAAcgttttttgtgtgtttgtattgAGCGTTGCGTTGTGTTTTTTGcgtttcacactttttttttttttttttacgtatcACGCGTTTTGCAGAAAAGAGAGGCAAACGGTACTGTAGCGGTACTGtagcggttactgttcattgaacagtaaccgcaaatgttgactttctgcagtgaacagtgcacatgtgcactgttcacggacccacaaatttcattttttatcaattttttcattaaaaatgggtcccacagcactattcacacatttaaaaattattttgctacagtgttttcagttttaagtttcagcaaaataagttctatccaaacagatccAATGTCTTTTTGAACATTTTTGGGGGCATAGTAAAACGTGGCTCAGCATAAAAGTATGCGACTTTAGTGTTGGTTTGGATAGGGATGAAAACGTCCTtgcgtcttttttttttaattattattattattattattattattattattattattattattattattccagcGCCTCTTTCAGTATTTATGGGATATGAACAGTATATTAAGGTAAatgcacaatatttttattaatgaacagtaattaaaaaatatttttttattattttcagtaaaataagcagtatccaaacgtACTATTTTGTTAGACACAATGTATTGTATGGAAATGCACTGTATATTTGTTTTGGTGGGTactctttttatcattttgctATGAATTTTCGGCCCCTTGTACGATATGGTATTCATGGTTGTTTTAGGGTTTGCTTAATTGAATATTTCATCATTaaattcttacaattttttctccTTTGGTACTAGAAACTACTAGTTCTAATATACctatggttgtcaaaatcccgCTCTGGATCCTATAATCCTACGATCTTACGATCCCACCTGCTCAAAACGATCTGAATCTTTCAAGGATCTTTGCGATCATTCAGGATTGGTAGGATCATATGATTCTGATCTCAAACGACCTTggtttcttgtaattttctttaactTGACAAAAGACTCAGTTGgacctaaatgaaaaataaaatctcaatagACTAATTTTTTTCCACTCTAATATAGAGAGAGTGACAGTtggaccaaataaaaaatatctcaaTAAAGTGTcacattttgagatttttggccTCTTTAAATGATGCTTACAAATGGATGTAGTGATGTACGGTAATTATAtcaatgaatgtataatttatgtgattatttaacatgccaatgtgtattttttttttctcaaataatataGGATTTTATGATTCACAATCCGATCCTACGATCAACGATCCCACCTAACTCTCACAATCCTACATaagatcccgattttgacaactttgAATATACCTTATTCAAGTTTGTCtattgaatttgaaataaaatatttcaataccATTCAAGGTTaccgcatatatatatatatatatatatatatatattaattactattatataaaaaaataatagattaatatatacaattttttaagatCTCAAATAAAGTGtgcatattattattaaaaacaattgcTTATGGttcttttgtaaataaaattaacattttggGTAATTCTACACAAGGAATCCTCCATGAAGGTTTACTAACAACTCTATAGACTATACGGACTGAAGGGCTCAAACCCTAGAAGAGTGCTCTCTCAGCCttcttggaaaatttttagCACCCCGACCGCTAAACTTGAGAGCCGCCAAGAACCTCCTTCGTTCAGTGTGGAAGATGGGATCGGATCTTAAGATAATCGAGGTTGGCGACGGTTTGCTCCAGTTTAAGTTCGCTTTGGAGAGTCAGGTATCGTGGGTCGTGAGCAACGGACCTTGGAGCTTTGATAATCGACTCCTGGTGTTAAGGCGCTGGGAACGGGGCATGACGGCGCGATCAGTCACATTCACTGGATTACCTATTTGGGTACAAATCTGGGGCTTGCCTTTTGATCTCATCAATGCTGAGGCTAGCCTGGAGGTTGGCAACAGCCTGGGACAAGTCGTCGAAGTTGACAGTAAGGCCCTTACCACGGATCAGGCACGCTTTCTCCGAGTCCGTCTGGTGCTTCCACTGGACAAACCGATTCGAAGAGGCGGCCCGGTAGTCAACCCCGAGGGAGACAAGGCCTGGGTTGCTTTCCGATACGAGAGGCTTTGTGGTCTGTGTTTCAAGTGTGGCAAAATCGGCCATGAGGCCAAGGAATGCAACATCCAGGTTAATGAGGAGGAAGATCTACCCTATGGGGACTGGCTGAAAGCGGGGTTCCGGCGGCAAGCTATGGGAAACACTGGTCCGACAGAAACTAGGACAGGGAATGACCCACCGGACAGCCACACTGCTACGACAGGGGAGACCGGCAACAATAAGGCACCGCTAAACGGCCACGACGTCACCAGGCTTCCGGGGGACACCAACCACGTCATAGCGTTGACAGAGGAGGATGCtaattttggtaaaaataatccTTCGTCGGATATTATGGCCATCACGCAATATCCGCATGAGAATATGCTTAAGCATGATTCTCAGGATATCATTCCTAATTTAGTGGGAATTAACAATACACCAAAGGCAAGTACATCAGTAATGGGACCCACGGATATGGGGTGTGACAATACACCTAACGCAACTAAAGCACTAGGGCCCACGGATATGGGGGGAGTCATTAGTGAGGTGACGGACATGCACAGAGGACTTTACAGTGTACCTATTTCTTACATGCAATCACATATAGACCCTGTAGGCTTGGCTGAGGTGATGCATGACAAAGTAATAGTGCAACCAAGTACACAAAAGGTGGCCCATGCAAAAGCCAATATAGAGGGTACGTGGAAAAAGCTTCTTAGGCCCATGAAACCTCCCATGCAAACCATGCAAACCACTAACGTGAACCAAGATGGGGTTGGAGTAAAACGAGGCAGACTTGAAGCCTAGACTAGCACAGAGTGTACAAGCATTAAGGAACCCAGAAAACGTCCTCGGTCTGAAGGACATAATTCGGACAAAACTGCATCAACGGTGGAGGCTGGTGGCCAGCCCCACCGAGTATAATGATTGTGTTAAGCTGAAATTGTTGGGAGCTTGGGAACCAACGTGCAGTGAATGCCCTTACCTTCTTGGTAAAGGAGAAAGTGCCCaatgttttgtttcttattgAGACAAAGCAAACTGTTGAAGAGATGAAACTCATTCAGAATGACCTCCATTACCACTCAATGTTGGCAGTTTCGTGTGAGGGTCGAAGTGGAGGATTGGCAATGCTCTAGAAAGATGAAACGAACTTACATATTTAGACCTACTCCCCAAACCATATTGAtgctcttattttttataatagtaaCTCACCTTGGAGGTTGACTGGCTTCTATGGTCAACCAGAAGAGCATAGGCGCCATGAGACATGGCGACTTCTACGCCATCTTTTTTCTAGTTTCTCGGTCCCGTGGTTGTGTGTGGGTGACTATAATGAAATCTTGGTATCGGAAGAAAAATAGGGGCGTATCCCAAAACCCCTACACCTTATGATGGATTTTCGGGAAGCTTTATTTGACTGCTCCTTGATTGATTTGGGCTTCCAGGGTAATATTTACACATGGAGTAATGGACGGGAAAGCGACAACTTTGTTCAAGCACACTTGGACCGGGCTTGTGCCACGCTGGAATGGAGGGACCAATTCCCACATGTTAAGGTCCATCATCTCCACTCTTCTTACTCCAATCGTGTCCCGATTATGATTACCACTCACAACCTAAATACATCTACAAGGAGGAAGAAAGTTCCACACAGGTTTGAGGAGAAACTAGTGACCCACCCAGCATGTGAAGACACCATCCGTGAGGCATGGGTGGGGTTGGTGTGTGAGGGGAGCCCAATGTTTCAACTCTTTGAAAAGATTAAGCAGTGCAGACTAGCTTTGGTAAGGTGGAGCCGTGTGGCTTTTGGGAACACTAAGTCAAGACTCCAAGAAAAGCACAAGGTACTAGAAGAATTGGCCAACCAGAATAAGGCGGAGAACAATGAGGCCATTCGGGGTGTACGGGCTGAAATAAACTCCTTACTGTACCATGAGGAGGTGGCGTGGAGACAACGTTCACGGTCCATTTGGCTTCCGGCTGGTGATAAGAACACCAAATTCTTTCACCAACGGGCAAGTCAACGGCGACGAAAAAATCACATAGCAGGAATATTTAATGCCGATGATGAGTGGTGCAACACAGATGATGGTATTGCAAATGCAGCAAAGCAGTACTTTCAAGCCTTGTTTACCTCAGCACAGCCAAGTAATATGGAGACTGTTCTGGACCCAGTAGAAAGACTAGTAACCCCTGACATGAACCAACAACTGCTACAACCTTACACACCAGAGGAAATAAAACGTGCTTTGTTCCAAATGCACCCATCCAAGTCGTCGGGCCCTGATGGTATGTCCCCATTCTTCTTTCAAAAATACTGGCATATTGTAGGGAACGATGTGGTTAGAGATGTTCTTTCTGTTTTGAACTCGGGCCACCTCTTGCACAAGATGAACTATACCCACATTATTCTTATCCCCAAGAAGAATGAGCCCCAATACATCTCAGATTATCGCCCTATCAGCTTAGGCAATGTGGTATCACGCTTATTCTCTAAAGTTTTGGCTAACCGCATTAAATTAATATTGCCTAATATTATTTCCGATGCTCAAAGTGCCTTTGTTCCTAATCGCTTGATCACTAATAATACCACTGTAGCGTTTGAGTTGTTACACAGGATGAGAAATAAGAGGAAGGGGAAGAGAGGTCAGATGGCGGTGAAGTTGGATATTAGCAAAGCTTACGATCGGGTTGAGTG
This genomic stretch from Quercus lobata isolate SW786 chromosome 3, ValleyOak3.0 Primary Assembly, whole genome shotgun sequence harbors:
- the LOC115978740 gene encoding clathrin coat assembly protein AP180-like, with the translated sequence MDCRVLQLVIQSAHGLRNVNRVTTMKPYALVSIRDNHNNLYSSEEKTPEDTEGGSNPTWNSSVTFNLDITKAKESNLELVVKLISLRTDHWFRDKEIGEVRVLITKLLEGFGGEAKAVAVVAEKQMSASVMTTDEKPEGTLVFSYKFESVTTVQKPALQRQINSPTAPQSVEQDTEQPAGWMDSLISDTVKGIVGTALNNIGLTSVVASDAAAAPPPPAIQTHVAAAVDQRGADDPSKDNNEGTAGTELNTTGLTSVVASDAAAPPPPVIQTQVAAAVDQCGADDPSENNNEGIAGTALSTTGLTSVVASDAATAPPSLAIQTQVAAAVDQCGADDPSGDNNEGIAGTALNTTGLTSVVASDAAAPPPSAIQTHVAAAADQCGADDPSADNNYEDEDDGYDDEDCEDEE